The genomic interval GCGCTCGCTAGCTTTCGGAGTTTGAGCTGCTCGCACGCAGACTTGGATGGGTTGGGTCAACCGCCTGAACCACCGCCACTACCGCCAGCGCCAGCGCCGGAACCGGAACCGCCCGAGCCTCCGCTGCCGGGGCCCGGGCCAGTGCCGCTCCCTGCGGCGCCACCCGTACCGTTACCGGCGCCTGTGCCCGTGCCCGAGCCGTTGTCGGTGCCGTCACCCCCGGTATTGTCGGTGCCATTGGTACCCGTACCGCCAGACCCGGTTCCCATGCCATCCCCAGGCGTGCCGGAGCCAGTGCCACCCAACGGGCCGTTGTCCTGTGTCTGCGCCCCAGGGGCGCGTTGGTCGTTCATGTCGGTGGCTGCCAACACCAACGGTGTGCTGGCACCGAGGCACAGGGCGAGCAGCAATGAATGGGGCTTGATGATGTTCATGCGCAATCACCTCTTTGCGTTGGTCACTTCTCCTTCGTCCTGCGCGTGCAGCCAATTGTGCGTCGGTACTGACGAACGGAATGCCCTTACTGGCGCTGATTACCACCACGACCAAAGCTTTTGGGGAGGAGCCCGCTAGCGGTTACGGGCGTTGACCGATGCAGGTGGCCACACCGTGTGACCGCTGAGCGCGGCTGCAATCGAAAAAAACTGAACGGTGGCATTGGCGCGCCAGTCAGAGCGTTTAACCTCATGAAAAAGGATGTTAGCGATGAAAGCGATGACTCGACTGCTCACCGGCCTGGCCATGGCTGGCGCATTGGCAAGCACTACCGCATGGGCAGATCAGCCGGGCGCTGACTGGAAGGTGAACAAGGATCAGGCCGAAGCCACCCTCAAAGGTGCCGGCTACACGCAGATCACCAAGATCGAGGCCGATGATGGGCATTGGGAAGGTGAGGGGATGAAAGCTGACGGCAAACAGTACGAATTCCAGGTCGATCCCCATGACGGCAAGATCATCAAGGATCAACTGGATAACTGATGAGTTGTCCACCCGTGGCATCAGCGCGCTGCCCGTTTCACGGGTAACGCGCCCGACCTTGCTGTAATGGGATGACGGCTCAGTCCGTCATCACTTCATCGATTGCCTGCTCCAGGGTGCTGACCGTACGCTCGATATTGTGCAGTTTTTCGAGCCCGAACAGACCGATGCGGAAGGTCTGGAAGTCGGCTGGCTCGTCGCATTGCAACGGTACGCCGGCCGCAATCTGCAGGCCGTGATCGGCAAATTTCTTGCCGGTCTTGATGTCGGCATCATCGGTATAGCTCACCACGACGCCTGGGGCCTGAAAGCCGGCTGCGGCCACGCTCTTGATACCTTTGGCGGTCAACATGGCGCGCACCCGATCACCCAGCGCCTGTTGTTCGCTGCGCACCTTGTCGAAACCGTAGGCTTGCATCTCGTTCAACACGTCGTTGAACCGGGCAAGCGAATCGCTGGGCATGGTTGCATGGTAGGCATGTCCGCCCTGTTCGTAGGCCTGCATGATCTGCAGCCACTTCTTCAGGTCGCAGGCAAAGCTGCTGCTCTGCGTGTGCTCGATGCGCTCCAGGGCCAAGGCGCTGAGCATCACCAAGGCGCAGCAAGGGGAAGCGCTCCAGCCTTTTTGCGGTGCACTGATCAGCAGGTCGACTGCGCACTTTTCCATATCAACCCACAGCGTGCCAGAGGCGATGCAGTCCAGCACGAACAGGCCACCCACCGCATGCACGGCGTCACCGACGGCCCGCAGGTAATCGTCGGGCAGGATGATCCCGGATGAGGTTTCAACGTGGGGGGCGAAGACGATCTGAGGCTTGTGCGCCTGGATGCTTGCCAGCACTTCCTCCAGCGGCGGGGGCGCGTAGGCAGCCTGGTGCCCTGTGTCGACCGGGCGGGCTTTGAGCACCGTGGTGGCCGCCGGGATGTTGCCCATATCAAGGATCTGGCTCCAGCGATAACTGAACCAGCCGTTGCGTATCACCAGGCATTGCTGAGCGGTGGCAAACTGTCGCGCTACCGATTCCATGCCGAATGTACCGCTGCCCGGCACTACCGCAACAGCCTGGGCGCCATAGACCTGTTTCAGCGTGCTGGAAATGTTCCGCATCACGCCTTGAAAGGTTTGTGACATGTGATTGAGCGAGCGGTCGGTGTAGACCACCGAGTACTCGATCAGCCCCTCAGGATCATTACTGGGATAAAGCGTAGACATGGGCGACTCCTAGGCAGAGATGTCAGTGGTATCGACCCTGCCCGA from Pseudomonas fortuita carries:
- a CDS encoding aminotransferase class V-fold PLP-dependent enzyme; translated protein: MSTLYPSNDPEGLIEYSVVYTDRSLNHMSQTFQGVMRNISSTLKQVYGAQAVAVVPGSGTFGMESVARQFATAQQCLVIRNGWFSYRWSQILDMGNIPAATTVLKARPVDTGHQAAYAPPPLEEVLASIQAHKPQIVFAPHVETSSGIILPDDYLRAVGDAVHAVGGLFVLDCIASGTLWVDMEKCAVDLLISAPQKGWSASPCCALVMLSALALERIEHTQSSSFACDLKKWLQIMQAYEQGGHAYHATMPSDSLARFNDVLNEMQAYGFDKVRSEQQALGDRVRAMLTAKGIKSVAAAGFQAPGVVVSYTDDADIKTGKKFADHGLQIAAGVPLQCDEPADFQTFRIGLFGLEKLHNIERTVSTLEQAIDEVMTD
- a CDS encoding PepSY domain-containing protein; the protein is MKAMTRLLTGLAMAGALASTTAWADQPGADWKVNKDQAEATLKGAGYTQITKIEADDGHWEGEGMKADGKQYEFQVDPHDGKIIKDQLDN